A single genomic interval of Pyrus communis chromosome 5, drPyrComm1.1, whole genome shotgun sequence harbors:
- the LOC137735581 gene encoding uncharacterized protein gives MHFKLWDDPEFARLHGCLTELQDRPEDWEWLYKHFTDPKFVKKSIAGQKARESKTLLHHSCSKPFSYRLKARCQEGSKFPEIDMFMDVYVRPSDETAKQLHAVMVE, from the exons atgcattttaagCTATGGGATGATCCGGAGTTTGCTCGCCTACATGGTTGCCTAACCGAGTTGCAGGATCGACCGGAGGATTGGGAGTGGCTCTACAAACATTTTACGGACCCaaaatttgtg AAGAAATCTATTGCTGGCCAAAAAGCTCGGGAGTCAAAGACACTTCTCCACCATTCCTGTTCGAAGCCCTTTTCGTACAGGCTTAAGGCACGATGTcag gAGGGTTCTAAGTTCCCAGAGATCGACATGTTCATGGATGTTTACGTTCGACCTAGTGATGAGACCGCTAAGCAGCTTCAT GCTGTTATGGTGGAATAG
- the LOC137734399 gene encoding uncharacterized protein yields the protein MFNLQEGENEMEEEKDEDRRMRDDEVRSQRVSHSRRVIQAVAEISRPRRSTNIDRSRQRRGKDLLDDHFDRNSAFSDAYFRYRFIMQRYLFNKIMIAVCNHDSYFVQKNDVFGVMGLILEQKITTVLRMLAYGASADQVNEIVRMGKTTILESLMRFCSAIESIYTKEYLQRPTTMDLQSLLKNGEMRGFPSMIKSIDCMHWTWKNCPSAWQGAYRDRK from the coding sequence atgttcaatctccaggaaggagaaaatgagatggaagaggAAAAGGATGAGGATCGTAGaatgagagatgacgaagtaagaagcCAAAGAgtctcacattcccgtcgagtcatccaagctgtggcTGAGATCTCCAGGCCCAGGCGTTCCACAAacattgatagaagcaggcaacgacgaggtaagGATCTCTTAGACGATCATTTTGATCGTAACAGTGCATTCTCTGATGCATACTTTAGGTATCGTTTTATAATGCAACGatatttgttcaacaaaatcatgattgctgtttgcaaccatgattcttactttgtgcaaaagaatgatgtTTTTGGTGTCATGGGTCTCATTCTTGAGCAGAAAATTACTACTGTCTtacggatgcttgcatatggagcatctgcagaccaagtaaACGAGATAGTGAGGATGGGGAAAACAACCATTCTGGAGTCCCTAATGAGGTTTTGCTCCGCAATCGAATCTATTTACACTAAAGAGTACCTCCAGAGACCCACGACAATGGACTTGCAAAGTCTTCTAAAAAATGGTGAGATGCGAGGTTTTCCTAGCATGATTAAAAGCATCGACTGTATGCACTGGacctggaaaaactgtccaagtgcatggcaaggagcttatagggacagaaaatga
- the LOC137734400 gene encoding uncharacterized protein: MLKLNKLDFTALEVSGRNYLKWVQDVKLYLTAKNLRPTIEDETNNPVGKAEKATAMVFIRRHIHDTLQTEYLDEKDPQALWVSLANRFDHQNDIFLPEARHNCQHLCFQDLKFVKEYNPEEYLFGLLCHQYCLAATI; this comes from the coding sequence ATGTTGAAATTGAACAAACTCGATTTCACTGCTTTAGAGGTCTCCggaagaaactacctcaagtgggtccaagatgtaaAGCTCTATCTTACTGCAAAGAATTTGCGTCccaccattgaagatgagacgaACAACCCGGTTGGcaaagctgagaaagccactGCAATggtcttcatccgaagacacaTTCATGATACACTACAAACCGAGTACCTTGATGAGAAAGATCCACAAGCACTTTGGGTTTCTTTGGCTAATCGCTTCGATCACCAAAATGACATCTTCTTACCTGAAGCAAGACACAACTGCCAACATCTGTGCTTTCAAGACTTGAAGTTTGTGAAGGAATATAATCCTGAAGAATACCTATTCGGCCTTCtctgccaccaatattgtcttgcagcaacaatataa